A portion of the Acidisoma sp. PAMC 29798 genome contains these proteins:
- a CDS encoding DUF4089 domain-containing protein yields MADGTSSTEAYVRSAAELLDLGLDEAETMRVIAAFALVARFAQPALDWPVGPETETAPIFRL; encoded by the coding sequence ATGGCGGACGGAACATCGAGCACGGAGGCCTATGTGCGCAGCGCGGCGGAGCTTCTGGACCTCGGGCTGGATGAGGCTGAAACCATGCGTGTGATCGCGGCCTTTGCCCTCGTCGCCCGGTTCGCCCAACCCGCGCTCGACTGGCCGGTCGGTCCCGAAACCGAAACCGCGCCCATCTTTCGGCTATGA
- a CDS encoding MBL fold metallo-hydrolase, with the protein MAETNTPPPSDHFDGTSFYNPPSAAPDRAQTQPRGILPILRWRLSGERKVWPPQPPNPTPAGDPQASVAPGTVAVTFIGHSTFLLRLPGLTILTDPIFSDRCSPVSWAGPKRARPPGRAFAALPKIDLLLVSHNHYDHMDLPSLRAIQARDAPAVITPLGNAVHLRKAGLGRIHELDWWQSERLGDSRITATPARHFASRTPWDRNRCLWAGFMIEIGGKKILFGGDSGAGRHWAEISARLGPTDLALLPIGAYEPRAIMAAVHINPAEAVAAHRDLMSRQSIGMHFGTFQLTDEAIDAPPRVLAEVLRAEALDAGCFVTLGFGETRVFTL; encoded by the coding sequence TTGGCAGAGACCAACACGCCGCCGCCGTCTGACCATTTCGACGGAACGAGTTTTTATAATCCGCCAAGCGCTGCGCCCGATCGTGCTCAGACACAACCGCGCGGCATCCTGCCCATCCTGCGCTGGCGATTGAGTGGCGAGCGAAAGGTCTGGCCGCCGCAGCCGCCTAACCCGACGCCTGCCGGCGACCCGCAGGCATCAGTGGCGCCAGGCACCGTCGCCGTTACCTTCATCGGGCACAGCACCTTCCTGTTGCGGCTGCCCGGCCTGACCATCCTCACCGATCCGATCTTCAGCGACCGCTGTTCGCCCGTGTCCTGGGCGGGTCCGAAGCGGGCCCGGCCGCCGGGCCGCGCCTTCGCGGCACTGCCTAAGATCGACCTGCTGCTGGTGTCGCATAATCATTACGACCACATGGATTTGCCCAGTCTGCGGGCGATCCAGGCGCGCGACGCCCCGGCCGTCATCACGCCACTCGGCAATGCCGTGCATCTGCGCAAGGCGGGGCTCGGCCGCATCCATGAACTGGACTGGTGGCAAAGCGAGCGACTGGGTGACAGCCGCATCACCGCGACCCCCGCACGGCATTTTGCCAGCCGCACGCCCTGGGATCGCAACCGCTGCCTCTGGGCAGGCTTCATGATCGAGATCGGCGGCAAGAAGATCCTGTTCGGCGGCGATTCCGGCGCCGGCCGCCATTGGGCGGAGATCAGCGCGCGGCTTGGCCCGACGGATCTCGCCTTGCTGCCGATCGGTGCCTATGAGCCGCGCGCCATCATGGCGGCGGTACATATCAATCCCGCCGAGGCCGTGGCGGCGCATCGTGACCTGATGTCCCGCCAATCCATCGGCATGCATTTCGGCACCTTCCAACTGACGGATGAGGCGATCGACGCGCCACCCCGTGTGCTGGCCGAAGTCTTGCGTGCCGAGGCGCTGGACGCGGGCTGCTTCGTCACCTTGGGCTTCGGAGAGACGCGCGTCTTCACGCTGTAA
- a CDS encoding DUF2142 domain-containing protein, protein MAIIPFLFILFAFPTALFMALAVPLGQVPDEAAHVARAGSLLHGQLLGQRQVRLDGAGHPIMGAGVTLDPGPVYADFAFNVGDVKKMTAANEARLEAIPWPTRLVFVGSPNTAVYFPIFYVPSAVALGAGHFLQYSPYVAVLMGRVVNVLTCLVIGVLALRLARRGRLLLLATLSLPMTLSLIGSFNQDGVLIATTALIAALLTRPAGPRGLSYWVAALLLACVIAVKPPYLPMAVVMLLPCRGWSRRDLLPAIGAMALATLPAVAWALVTLHTVATPFVFGPPYHPGPLWPGDPQRLFPSSDTREQLRVFLHDPWLLIQLPIQTMKLLWLVEVQTTIGVIGLLDVVMALPIYTWWYVAMIAAAVGTMFASPEEPPGPRGPFVLIALLSVVATVFAIFDLQYLSWTKVGQTLIDGVQGRYALPLLALLAISLPVIRIRGATAIRAILALPTVAIAGFGIVYLPQLVLSTYYLR, encoded by the coding sequence ATGGCGATCATCCCTTTCCTGTTTATCCTCTTCGCGTTTCCCACCGCTTTGTTCATGGCCCTGGCCGTACCCCTCGGCCAAGTGCCGGACGAAGCCGCCCATGTCGCGCGTGCCGGCAGCTTGCTGCACGGCCAACTGCTGGGGCAAAGGCAAGTGCGTCTCGACGGCGCCGGCCACCCGATCATGGGGGCGGGCGTCACGCTCGATCCCGGTCCCGTCTATGCCGATTTTGCCTTCAATGTCGGTGACGTCAAAAAAATGACGGCCGCCAATGAGGCGCGGCTGGAGGCGATCCCCTGGCCCACGCGTCTGGTGTTTGTCGGGTCGCCGAACACCGCCGTTTATTTTCCGATCTTCTACGTGCCGAGTGCGGTCGCCCTGGGCGCGGGGCACTTTCTGCAATATTCGCCCTATGTCGCCGTCTTGATGGGACGGGTGGTCAATGTGCTCACCTGCCTCGTCATTGGTGTGCTGGCATTGCGGCTGGCGCGCCGGGGGCGCCTGCTGTTGCTGGCGACGTTGAGCCTGCCGATGACCTTGTCCTTGATCGGCTCGTTCAACCAGGACGGCGTCTTGATCGCGACCACTGCGCTGATCGCGGCACTTCTGACGCGGCCGGCCGGGCCGCGCGGCCTCTCCTATTGGGTGGCGGCGCTGCTGCTGGCCTGCGTTATTGCGGTCAAGCCGCCTTATCTGCCGATGGCGGTCGTCATGCTGCTGCCGTGCCGGGGATGGAGCCGACGGGACCTGTTGCCGGCCATCGGTGCGATGGCGCTGGCGACGCTGCCGGCCGTCGCCTGGGCCTTGGTGACGCTGCATACCGTCGCCACGCCCTTCGTTTTCGGCCCGCCGTATCATCCGGGGCCGCTCTGGCCCGGCGACCCGCAGCGGCTGTTTCCAAGCTCTGACACACGTGAGCAGCTGCGCGTCTTTCTCCATGATCCCTGGCTGCTGATCCAATTGCCGATCCAGACCATGAAACTGCTGTGGCTGGTGGAGGTGCAGACGACGATTGGCGTGATCGGCCTGCTCGACGTCGTGATGGCGCTCCCGATCTACACTTGGTGGTATGTGGCAATGATCGCGGCGGCCGTGGGGACGATGTTTGCCAGCCCTGAGGAGCCGCCGGGACCGCGCGGTCCCTTCGTGCTCATCGCGCTGCTCAGCGTCGTTGCCACCGTCTTCGCGATCTTCGATCTCCAATATCTGTCCTGGACGAAGGTCGGGCAGACATTGATCGATGGTGTGCAGGGCCGCTACGCGCTGCCGCTTCTGGCGCTGCTCGCGATTTCGCTGCCCGTTATTCGCATTCGGGGGGCGACGGCGATCCGCGCGATCCTGGCGCTGCCGACCGTCGCGATCGCCGGCTTCGGCATTGTCTATCTGCCGCAACTTGTGCTCAGCACCTATTATCTTCGGTAG
- a CDS encoding SMP-30/gluconolactonase/LRE family protein — protein MTYEVFDPRFEALTVSHSKLEKLWTGSRWAEGPVYVPAAKSLVWSDIPNDRLLRLDETDGSVSVFETPCGHHNGHTLDHLGRILACEHGGRRLSRLDFDGRWRTLVDSFGGKRLNSPNDVVEKSDGSIWFSDPTYGIDSHYEGDKAESEIGASNVYRFDPETGALTAVITDLLKPNGLAFSPDESVLYVADTGATHDPAHPRVIVAYTVGSDGRSVRREGVFATLENGLFDGFRVDGHGNVWTSAQTAVATYAPDGTLLGRIPVGEDVANLCFGGAKRNRLYITATTSLYAVYVNAHAAGW, from the coding sequence ATGACCTACGAAGTTTTCGATCCGCGTTTCGAAGCGCTGACCGTCTCGCATTCCAAACTCGAAAAGCTCTGGACCGGCTCCCGCTGGGCGGAGGGCCCGGTCTATGTACCGGCCGCGAAAAGCCTCGTGTGGTCCGACATTCCCAATGACCGGCTGCTGCGCCTGGATGAGACCGATGGCTCCGTCAGTGTATTCGAGACGCCCTGCGGCCATCACAACGGGCACACGCTCGACCATCTCGGTCGCATCCTCGCCTGTGAACATGGCGGCCGACGCCTCTCTCGCTTGGACTTCGACGGCCGCTGGCGGACCCTCGTGGACAGTTTTGGCGGCAAGCGCCTGAACTCCCCCAATGACGTCGTCGAGAAGAGCGATGGGTCCATCTGGTTCAGCGATCCCACCTACGGCATCGATAGCCATTACGAGGGAGACAAGGCGGAGTCGGAGATAGGCGCCTCCAACGTCTATCGCTTCGATCCAGAGACTGGGGCGCTGACGGCGGTGATCACCGATCTGCTCAAGCCGAACGGCCTCGCCTTCTCGCCTGATGAGAGCGTGCTCTATGTCGCCGATACCGGCGCCACCCACGACCCCGCGCATCCCCGCGTCATCGTCGCCTATACCGTGGGCTCGGACGGTCGGTCGGTACGCCGCGAGGGCGTCTTCGCCACCTTGGAAAACGGATTGTTCGATGGCTTCCGTGTCGATGGCCACGGCAATGTCTGGACCTCGGCCCAAACCGCTGTCGCCACCTATGCGCCGGACGGCACTTTGCTCGGCCGCATTCCGGTGGGCGAGGATGTTGCCAATCTTTGTTTCGGCGGCGCCAAGCGCAATCGTCTCTATATCACGGCCACGACGTCGCTTTATGCCGTCTACGTCAATGCGCATGCCGCTGGATGGTGA
- a CDS encoding SDR family oxidoreductase — MDLKIFDLTGRVALVTGSSKGIGLGIARALASAGATIVLNARDGTRLAEARQTLVEQGVLAHAYAFDVTDPEAVGPAVASIEAEVGPIEILVNNAGVQHRTPLQDFPLEAWRRLNATNLDSVFLMGQAVARCMIPRGHGKIINICSVQSELGRPGIAPYAATKGAVKMLTKGMAIDWGKYGIQANGLGPGYFRTELNQALVDDATFSGWLATRTPAGRWGEVDELGGAAIFLASDASSFVNGHILYVDGGITSSL; from the coding sequence GTGGACCTGAAGATATTTGACCTCACGGGCCGCGTCGCGCTCGTCACTGGCTCCAGCAAGGGCATCGGCCTTGGCATTGCCCGCGCCTTGGCCTCGGCCGGAGCCACGATCGTGCTCAATGCACGGGACGGGACGCGGCTGGCCGAGGCCCGTCAGACGCTCGTGGAACAGGGCGTCCTGGCTCATGCCTATGCCTTCGACGTCACGGATCCTGAGGCTGTGGGGCCGGCCGTCGCCAGCATCGAGGCGGAGGTCGGCCCGATCGAGATCCTGGTCAATAATGCCGGTGTCCAGCATCGCACGCCCTTGCAGGACTTTCCGCTGGAGGCATGGCGCCGGCTGAATGCCACCAATCTGGACAGCGTCTTCCTCATGGGACAGGCGGTCGCGCGCTGCATGATTCCGCGTGGTCATGGCAAGATCATCAATATCTGTTCTGTGCAGAGCGAGTTGGGTCGCCCCGGCATCGCCCCCTATGCGGCCACCAAGGGCGCCGTGAAGATGCTGACCAAGGGCATGGCGATCGACTGGGGCAAATACGGCATCCAGGCGAACGGCCTAGGGCCCGGCTATTTCCGCACCGAGTTGAACCAGGCGTTGGTGGATGACGCAACCTTCTCGGGCTGGCTTGCGACGCGCACGCCGGCCGGGCGCTGGGGTGAGGTGGATGAGCTTGGCGGCGCCGCGATCTTCCTGGCCTCCGACGCGTCGAGCTTCGTCAACGGTCATATTCTGTACGTAGACGGCGGCATCACCTCGAGCCTTTAG
- a CDS encoding tetratricopeptide repeat protein has product MASDMIAELGQVAQYDHALACYQRGRLDEAAQCLRDLLHSAADHHLGWYLSGLVAAKLGQAEAAIAMVQRAVVLNDAIAEFQSTLAAMLQAQQRSVEALAAYDRLIALQPNDVGAYVNRGNALGNLGRHAEAVASYDQAISLEPGQATAHNNRANTLRDLGRFADSVESCDRAIALRPDFAMAHLNRGNALGGLRRYAEAIACYDRAIVLSPDYAMAHNNRANVLRDAHRHAEALAGYDRAIALEPDNADGYINRGNALGDLARYDEALEHYARALELRPQFHDTKFNMAIIHLQLGRFEIGWRMYEARKIRTDPIGNRTFPQPAWTGAEPIAGKTLFIHCEQGLGDIIQFYRYTRIMVERGAVVILSVKEPLRRLFAAAHPAIELVEEAATPAAFDYHCALLSLPLALGTALDTIPAAIPYLWTEWRLRQDWSARLPPRGKPRLGFVWSGSPTYKNDHNRSIDLAVLTPLFDIDADWICLHKDVTPRERAMLSEYQRVTFLGDGIADFADTAAIIDQLDLVITVDTSVAHLAGAMGKPVWILLPHNADWRWMILREDTPWYPTARLFRQQLMGDWPGVVARIKDALRHALRVV; this is encoded by the coding sequence GTGGCGTCAGATATGATTGCGGAGCTGGGGCAGGTGGCGCAGTACGACCATGCTCTGGCGTGCTACCAGCGGGGACGCTTGGACGAAGCGGCGCAGTGTCTGCGCGACCTTCTGCACAGCGCGGCGGATCATCATCTCGGTTGGTATCTCTCCGGCCTCGTGGCGGCGAAACTCGGTCAGGCCGAGGCGGCGATTGCAATGGTCCAGCGCGCCGTCGTCCTGAACGATGCCATCGCCGAATTCCAGAGTACGCTCGCCGCAATGCTGCAGGCGCAGCAGCGTTCTGTCGAGGCACTGGCTGCCTATGATCGGCTGATCGCCCTGCAGCCCAACGACGTCGGGGCCTATGTCAATCGTGGCAATGCCCTCGGCAATTTAGGACGCCATGCCGAGGCAGTCGCGAGCTACGATCAGGCGATCAGTCTGGAGCCTGGACAGGCGACAGCCCATAACAACCGCGCCAATACGCTGCGCGATTTGGGGCGGTTCGCTGACTCGGTGGAGAGCTGCGACAGGGCGATCGCGCTGCGGCCGGATTTCGCCATGGCCCATTTGAACCGCGGCAATGCGCTGGGTGGTCTGCGTCGCTACGCCGAGGCCATCGCCTGCTACGACCGTGCCATCGTCCTCAGTCCCGATTACGCCATGGCGCATAACAACCGCGCCAATGTATTGCGCGACGCTCATCGGCACGCGGAGGCGCTGGCCGGCTACGACCGCGCCATCGCCCTCGAACCCGACAATGCGGATGGCTATATCAACCGGGGCAATGCCCTCGGTGATCTCGCCCGCTATGACGAGGCATTGGAACATTACGCGCGGGCCTTGGAGCTGCGTCCCCAGTTCCACGACACCAAGTTCAATATGGCGATCATCCACCTGCAACTCGGACGGTTCGAGATCGGCTGGCGGATGTATGAAGCGCGCAAGATCAGAACGGATCCGATCGGCAACCGCACCTTTCCGCAGCCGGCCTGGACGGGCGCCGAACCGATCGCCGGCAAGACGCTGTTCATCCATTGCGAGCAGGGGCTGGGCGATATCATCCAGTTCTACCGCTACACCCGCATCATGGTGGAGCGGGGCGCGGTCGTGATCCTCTCGGTGAAGGAACCGTTGCGGCGGCTGTTCGCGGCGGCGCATCCCGCCATCGAATTGGTGGAGGAAGCCGCGACGCCGGCGGCGTTCGACTATCATTGCGCGCTGCTGAGCCTGCCACTCGCCCTCGGCACGGCGCTCGACACCATTCCGGCCGCCATCCCCTATTTGTGGACGGAATGGCGCCTGCGGCAGGACTGGTCTGCCCGCTTGCCGCCGCGCGGAAAGCCGAGGCTGGGTTTCGTGTGGAGCGGCAGCCCGACTTATAAGAACGACCACAATCGGTCGATCGACCTCGCCGTGCTGACGCCCCTGTTCGACATCGATGCCGACTGGATTTGCCTGCACAAGGATGTCACGCCGCGTGAGCGTGCCATGCTCAGTGAATACCAGCGCGTGACTTTCCTGGGCGACGGCATTGCCGACTTCGCCGATACCGCCGCGATCATCGATCAGCTCGACCTCGTTATTACAGTCGATACCAGCGTCGCGCATCTTGCCGGGGCCATGGGCAAGCCCGTGTGGATCCTGTTGCCCCATAATGCCGACTGGCGGTGGATGATTTTGCGAGAGGACACGCCCTGGTATCCCACCGCGCGCCTGTTCCGCCAGCAGCTCATGGGCGACTGGCCGGGCGTGGTGGCGCGGATCAAGGACGCACTGCGCCACGCGTTGCGCGTCGTATAA
- a CDS encoding L-idonate 5-dehydrogenase, with product MRSVVIHAAGDLRIEDQDLPTMGPSQVVVRIQAGGICGSDLHYFNHGGFGTVRLREPMILGHEVAGIVTEVAADVTRVKPGDRVGVNPSRPCRHCRFCLKGMPNQCLNMRFYGSAMPMPHIQGAFRDFLVCDASQCEIALRALPTELALAEPLAVVLHALGQAGSLLGQTVLVTGCGPIGALVVAAARFHGAAEIIVTDIVDAPLAVARKLGATRAVNTATNPDGLAEYRHDKGQIGVMIECSGNDRALRAGLDVVEPGGTIVQLGLGGDMSVPQNMVVSKEVKVVGSFRFHDEYALAVRLIDEGRMDLTPLLTGSFDVADAQHAFEAANDRRTAMKVQLLFS from the coding sequence ATGCGCAGTGTCGTCATCCATGCCGCCGGTGATCTCCGGATCGAGGATCAGGATCTTCCGACGATGGGACCGTCCCAGGTCGTCGTCCGCATCCAGGCGGGCGGTATCTGCGGCTCGGATTTGCATTATTTCAACCATGGCGGCTTCGGCACCGTGCGACTGCGCGAACCGATGATTCTGGGCCATGAGGTCGCCGGCATCGTCACCGAGGTCGCGGCAGATGTCACCCGCGTCAAACCTGGGGACCGCGTGGGTGTGAACCCCAGCCGCCCCTGCCGACACTGTCGCTTCTGCCTCAAGGGCATGCCCAACCAATGCCTGAACATGCGCTTCTACGGCAGCGCGATGCCGATGCCGCATATTCAGGGCGCCTTTCGGGACTTTCTGGTCTGCGATGCGAGCCAATGCGAGATTGCGTTGCGGGCGCTGCCGACCGAACTCGCTTTGGCGGAGCCCCTCGCCGTCGTCCTCCACGCCTTGGGCCAGGCCGGCTCACTGTTAGGCCAAACCGTGCTGGTGACGGGCTGCGGCCCGATCGGTGCCTTGGTCGTTGCGGCCGCGCGCTTCCATGGCGCGGCTGAGATCATCGTGACGGATATTGTGGACGCGCCGCTGGCCGTGGCCCGCAAGCTCGGCGCCACACGTGCGGTCAATACCGCGACCAACCCGGACGGCTTGGCGGAGTATCGTCACGACAAGGGCCAGATCGGGGTGATGATCGAATGCTCTGGCAATGACCGCGCCCTGCGGGCCGGGCTGGATGTGGTCGAGCCCGGCGGCACCATCGTGCAGCTCGGCCTCGGCGGCGATATGTCCGTGCCGCAGAATATGGTCGTGTCGAAGGAAGTGAAGGTTGTCGGCTCTTTCCGCTTTCACGACGAATATGCCCTGGCGGTGCGGCTGATCGATGAGGGTCGGATGGACCTCACGCCGTTGCTGACCGGCAGCTTCGACGTGGCGGACGCGCAGCATGCCTTCGAGGCCGCGAACGACCGCCGCACGGCAATGAAGGTGCAGCTGTTGTTTTCGTGA
- a CDS encoding metalloregulator ArsR/SmtB family transcription factor, whose amino-acid sequence MDGVLLALRAAAEPTRLRLLALAGLGTFCVSELVTILGQSQPRLSRHLRLLVQAGLLRRQQEGVHSWFALTEAADPRGQLARSILAQLPPQDALLAADRRLAAQALSERARIASESFQRQGADWDEMKALGLPADQVEPVLLQIVGPGELGSILDIGTGTGRVLELLGPRARLGLGIDASAAMLALARSRLGQAGLPQCTVRQADMYRLPLPDGGAGHGFHHAVLQMVLHHAEDPQAVLREAARVLRDGGQIIVVDLAPHRRHDLTARLAHRHNGFHDDEMRRMLQRVGLTVAGAATIPGPLAIKIWSGAVVSRPAYAHPLSAPDRQGASL is encoded by the coding sequence ATGGATGGTGTTCTCCTCGCATTACGGGCGGCGGCCGAGCCGACCCGGCTCCGTCTGCTGGCCCTCGCCGGTCTCGGCACCTTCTGCGTGAGCGAGCTGGTGACGATCCTTGGCCAGTCCCAGCCACGGCTGTCCCGGCACCTGCGTCTGCTGGTCCAGGCGGGGCTGCTGCGCCGCCAGCAGGAGGGCGTGCATAGCTGGTTCGCCTTGACCGAAGCCGCCGACCCGCGCGGCCAGCTCGCCCGCTCCATCCTCGCGCAGCTTCCCCCACAGGATGCGCTTCTCGCGGCCGACCGTCGCCTCGCGGCGCAGGCGCTGTCGGAACGCGCGCGCATCGCCTCGGAAAGCTTTCAGCGCCAGGGCGCGGATTGGGATGAGATGAAGGCGCTGGGCTTGCCCGCCGATCAGGTCGAGCCTGTGCTGCTCCAGATCGTGGGTCCCGGTGAACTCGGCAGCATCCTCGATATCGGAACCGGCACCGGCCGCGTGCTGGAACTGCTCGGCCCCCGCGCGCGCCTGGGCCTTGGCATCGATGCCAGCGCCGCCATGCTGGCCCTCGCCCGCTCACGCCTCGGCCAGGCTGGCCTGCCGCAATGCACCGTGCGACAGGCCGATATGTATCGGCTGCCGCTGCCGGATGGTGGCGCAGGCCATGGCTTCCACCACGCCGTGTTGCAGATGGTGCTGCACCACGCCGAGGATCCGCAGGCGGTGCTGCGGGAGGCTGCGCGCGTGCTGCGCGATGGCGGCCAGATCATCGTGGTGGATCTCGCGCCCCATCGCCGCCATGACCTGACGGCGCGTCTGGCCCATCGCCATAACGGCTTTCATGACGACGAGATGCGACGGATGCTGCAACGGGTCGGCCTGACCGTCGCGGGCGCCGCCACCATTCCCGGCCCACTCGCGATCAAGATATGGTCCGGCGCCGTCGTCAGCCGACCTGCCTATGCCCATCCCCTTTCCGCTCCAGACCGACAAGGTGCCAGCTTATGA